In Marinobacter antarcticus, one genomic interval encodes:
- a CDS encoding OmpP1/FadL family transporter: MRIKTALGVFALTTLSPAAALATNGYSSHGYGTISMGMAGAGSALSQDSIAAATNPAGMAFVGDRIDGGVEVFSPRREYSVEGPMSPPPAFSLQPGTYESSKNGFVIPYFGFNRELSDTTTFGVSVFANGGMNTDYSGESGGTFYGGRTGVNLEQLFIAPTVSWEFADNQAIGISPIIAYQRFAAEGLQSFAPFSSDANALSNNGTDDAWGYGYQIGWQGGITDTLRGGVSWRNIVKMGEFDKYRGLFAEQGDFDIPQMFNAGIAWSGIQNHWFLLDIQHIRYSEINSVGNPVMPITPGSLGTDEGAGFGWDDMTIVKLGWQWQQTPGHAWRAGVSYGENPISDEDVLFNILAPGVQEWHFTGGFTHNFSDNLELSGMAFFSPTKEVSGPNPLAPNQTISLEMYQIGAAASLGWTF; this comes from the coding sequence ATGCGCATCAAAACTGCTTTGGGGGTTTTCGCTCTCACAACACTTTCTCCAGCCGCCGCCCTGGCCACAAATGGCTACTCCAGCCACGGTTACGGCACTATCAGTATGGGTATGGCAGGTGCGGGTTCAGCTTTGTCTCAGGACAGCATTGCTGCAGCCACCAATCCGGCGGGTATGGCTTTTGTGGGCGATCGCATTGATGGCGGCGTCGAGGTGTTTTCTCCGAGGAGGGAATATTCGGTTGAAGGCCCTATGTCGCCCCCGCCCGCGTTTTCTCTGCAGCCGGGCACCTATGAAAGCAGCAAGAACGGCTTTGTCATTCCCTATTTCGGTTTCAACCGCGAGCTCTCAGACACGACAACCTTCGGTGTTTCCGTGTTTGCCAACGGGGGCATGAACACCGACTACTCCGGTGAGAGCGGCGGGACATTCTATGGCGGCCGCACTGGCGTGAATCTTGAGCAACTGTTTATAGCACCAACGGTATCCTGGGAGTTCGCAGACAACCAAGCTATCGGTATTTCGCCGATAATTGCCTACCAGCGCTTTGCGGCAGAGGGCCTGCAAAGCTTTGCGCCATTTTCGTCGGATGCCAACGCACTCTCCAACAACGGCACCGACGACGCCTGGGGCTACGGCTACCAGATCGGCTGGCAGGGCGGAATCACCGATACTCTGCGTGGTGGTGTTAGCTGGCGCAACATCGTAAAGATGGGAGAGTTTGACAAGTACAGGGGGCTGTTCGCCGAGCAAGGCGACTTCGACATTCCGCAAATGTTCAATGCTGGTATCGCCTGGTCAGGCATTCAGAATCACTGGTTTCTTCTGGATATCCAGCATATTCGATACAGCGAAATTAACAGTGTCGGCAATCCTGTCATGCCCATTACACCTGGATCTTTGGGTACAGATGAAGGAGCTGGATTCGGCTGGGATGACATGACCATCGTAAAGCTGGGATGGCAGTGGCAGCAGACTCCTGGCCACGCCTGGCGGGCTGGCGTCAGCTACGGAGAAAACCCGATCTCTGATGAGGACGTTTTGTTCAACATCCTCGCCCCGGGTGTTCAGGAATGGCACTTCACTGGGGGCTTCACCCACAATTTCAGCGACAACCTGGAGCTGTCAGGAATGGCCTTCTTCTCACCAACGAAAGAAGTGTCCGGCCCCAACCCACTAGCGCCCAATCAGACGATCAGCCTCGAAATGTACCAGATTGGCGCCGCCGCCAGCTTGGGCTGGACATTCTGA
- a CDS encoding YcfL family protein: MKSILLASMLVFGLAGCASQPQTSSLIDRQELKVDPEVIYTMDVTELFEKRLAQSGGDSLLQIQFAVEARSDTELAWKVTWFDDSGMVVKSVGEGYNKASLLTGQTRYFNATAPHTRVTSYQLHLREPK, encoded by the coding sequence ATGAAATCAATATTGTTGGCCAGCATGTTGGTCTTTGGTTTGGCGGGCTGCGCCTCGCAGCCACAGACCAGCTCATTGATCGATAGGCAGGAGCTGAAAGTAGACCCCGAAGTCATCTATACAATGGATGTGACAGAACTCTTTGAAAAGCGACTGGCACAATCCGGTGGCGACAGCCTTCTGCAAATACAGTTTGCGGTGGAAGCGAGATCTGACACTGAGCTTGCATGGAAAGTTACCTGGTTTGATGACAGCGGAATGGTTGTTAAAAGTGTCGGTGAGGGCTACAACAAAGCCTCCCTGCTGACCGGCCAGACGCGTTATTTTAACGCGACCGCTCCCCATACCCGTGTGACCAGTTACCAGCTACACCTCCGTGAACCCAAATAA
- a CDS encoding PrkA family serine protein kinase — protein MSILQQFKNRYESTQEEEYSLEEYLEICKKDPTAYATAAERLLIAIGEPEFVDTSRDTRLSRIFSNKIIKRYPEFAEFYGMEEAVENIVSFYRHAAQGLEEKKQILYLLGPVGGGKSSLAEKLKYLMQKVPFYAIQGSPLNESPLGLFDPAEDAAILEEEFGIPSRYLKSIISPWAVKRLHEYGGDISQFRVVKKYPSVLDQIGVSKTEPGDDNNQDISALVGKVNIRMLEDYSQDDPDAYSFSGGLCKANQGLMEFVEMFKAPIKVLHPLLTATQEGNYNTTEGMGSVPFDGVILAHSNESEWQTFRNNKHNEAFLDRVYIVKVPYCVRVTEEIEIYKKLLKNSSLAGSPCAPDTLDMLAQFSVLSRIKEPENSSIFSKMRVYDGQNIKDTDPKAKSIQEYRDAAGVNEGMDGLSTRFAFKILSKVFNFDTTEVAANPVHLLYVIEKQIEQEQFAPEIQDRYLRFIKEFLAPHYVQFIGKEIQTAYLESYSEYGQNLFDRYVTYADLWIQDQEFRDPETGEILDRSSINEELEKIEKPAGISNPKDFRNEVVNFVLRARANNQGQNPSWLSYEKLRSVIEKKMFSNTEDLLPVISFNPKASQEDQNKHKQFVERMVDRGYTEKQVRLLAEWYLRVRKSH, from the coding sequence ATGAGCATACTGCAGCAGTTTAAAAACCGGTATGAAAGCACCCAGGAAGAAGAGTACAGCCTTGAGGAATACCTCGAGATCTGTAAAAAGGACCCCACGGCCTATGCAACGGCCGCAGAACGATTACTGATTGCCATCGGCGAACCCGAATTTGTCGATACCTCCCGTGATACCCGTCTGTCACGCATCTTTTCCAACAAAATCATCAAACGATATCCGGAATTCGCCGAATTCTACGGCATGGAAGAAGCCGTCGAGAATATCGTGTCGTTCTACCGGCACGCAGCTCAGGGTCTGGAAGAAAAGAAACAGATTCTTTACCTGCTGGGGCCCGTTGGCGGTGGTAAATCGTCACTGGCAGAAAAGCTCAAGTACCTGATGCAGAAGGTACCCTTTTATGCAATTCAGGGTTCTCCGCTTAACGAATCGCCCCTCGGGCTCTTTGATCCGGCAGAAGATGCCGCCATTCTGGAAGAAGAGTTCGGCATACCCTCCCGTTACCTGAAATCCATCATATCGCCCTGGGCGGTGAAGCGCTTACATGAGTATGGCGGCGACATCAGCCAGTTCCGGGTTGTGAAAAAGTACCCTTCCGTTCTGGATCAGATTGGTGTGTCCAAAACCGAACCCGGAGATGACAACAACCAGGATATTTCTGCTCTGGTTGGCAAGGTGAACATCCGCATGCTGGAGGATTACTCCCAGGACGATCCCGACGCCTACAGTTTCAGTGGTGGCTTGTGTAAAGCCAACCAGGGGCTCATGGAGTTTGTAGAGATGTTCAAGGCGCCGATCAAGGTCTTGCACCCATTGCTTACTGCGACCCAGGAAGGCAACTACAACACCACAGAAGGCATGGGCTCGGTGCCATTTGACGGTGTCATTCTTGCTCACTCCAACGAGTCCGAATGGCAGACTTTCCGCAACAACAAGCACAACGAGGCGTTCCTTGACCGGGTTTACATCGTCAAAGTGCCCTACTGCGTGCGTGTGACGGAAGAAATCGAGATCTACAAAAAGCTTCTGAAAAACAGCTCTCTGGCCGGTTCGCCCTGCGCGCCGGACACTCTGGATATGCTGGCCCAGTTTTCGGTGCTTTCACGCATCAAGGAACCGGAGAACTCCAGTATTTTCTCCAAGATGCGGGTCTACGACGGCCAGAACATCAAGGACACAGATCCCAAGGCCAAATCCATTCAGGAGTATCGGGATGCAGCGGGCGTCAATGAAGGCATGGACGGCCTGTCTACGCGGTTTGCGTTCAAGATTCTCTCCAAGGTTTTCAACTTCGACACCACCGAGGTGGCCGCCAACCCGGTGCATCTGCTTTATGTGATTGAAAAGCAGATAGAACAGGAGCAGTTCGCGCCTGAAATTCAGGATCGCTACCTGCGCTTCATAAAAGAGTTCTTGGCTCCACACTATGTTCAGTTTATCGGTAAGGAGATCCAGACTGCCTATCTGGAAAGCTACAGTGAATACGGCCAGAACCTGTTCGACCGCTACGTAACCTATGCCGACCTGTGGATTCAGGATCAGGAATTCCGGGATCCGGAAACCGGCGAAATTCTCGACCGCTCCTCCATCAACGAGGAACTCGAAAAAATTGAAAAGCCGGCCGGTATAAGCAACCCAAAGGATTTCCGTAACGAGGTGGTCAATTTTGTGCTGCGGGCCCGGGCCAACAACCAAGGGCAGAACCCGTCCTGGCTCAGCTACGAGAAACTGCGCAGCGTGATCGAGAAGAAGATGTTCTCGAATACCGAAGACCTGCTGCCGGTTATCTCGTTCAACCCCAAAGCCAGCCAGGAAGATCAGAACAAGCACAAACAGTTCGTCGAGCGCATGGTCGATCGGGGCTACACGGAGAAGCAGGTGCGCCTGCTGGCAGAGTGGTACCTGCGGGTTCGCAAGTCGCACTAG
- a CDS encoding YihY/virulence factor BrkB family protein gives MASFQFKDRLQAAESWILANPNPPQRWPWTWLYNGGRSAYALMRDVISGQLTLHAMSLVYTTLLSIVPLLALSFSVLKALGVHQRMEPFLFQFFQPMGPEGVDIAERILGFVDNMKVGVLGSVGLALLVYTVVSLVQKIERSFNMIWRVPEMRSMAQRFSNYLSVIMVGPLLMVSAIGVSATIFSSSFVQALIAIEPFGSLILVVSQFTPFFLVVGAFTFVYVFMPNTRVKLRYAFIGGLVAGVSWQAGGMLFASFVAGSTKYAAIYSSFAIGIIMLIWIYLNWMILLLGASLAFYLQNPGSIAKRSHVELSPELQEKIALAMMWLVARPFSEGSKAPQQEALEHSLRVPGEVTRGVSDKLIRAGLITLAGKQGDQLAPGRALDLITVGDVLQAVRHDEDRVVDRLPPVFPVELLKGERKNESTTFATLLKNAGSPEVSPQSPH, from the coding sequence GTGGCTTCCTTCCAATTCAAAGACCGACTCCAGGCAGCAGAAAGCTGGATTCTTGCAAACCCGAACCCGCCGCAGCGATGGCCCTGGACCTGGCTCTATAATGGAGGGCGCTCCGCTTACGCGCTGATGCGCGATGTTATCAGCGGGCAATTAACCCTTCATGCCATGAGCCTGGTGTACACCACGCTTCTGAGTATTGTGCCTCTGCTGGCTCTGAGTTTCTCAGTGCTGAAGGCATTGGGCGTGCACCAGCGCATGGAGCCTTTCCTGTTCCAGTTCTTCCAGCCCATGGGGCCCGAGGGCGTTGATATAGCCGAGCGCATACTCGGTTTTGTGGACAACATGAAGGTGGGGGTTCTTGGCTCTGTAGGCTTGGCTTTGCTGGTCTATACCGTGGTTTCTCTGGTGCAGAAGATCGAGCGCTCATTCAACATGATCTGGCGGGTGCCGGAGATGCGCTCTATGGCCCAGAGGTTCAGCAACTATCTGAGCGTGATCATGGTTGGGCCGCTGTTAATGGTCTCGGCCATTGGTGTCAGCGCGACGATCTTTTCGTCGTCCTTTGTTCAGGCCCTGATCGCAATCGAGCCGTTCGGCTCCCTGATCCTCGTGGTCAGCCAGTTTACCCCCTTCTTTCTTGTAGTCGGTGCGTTCACCTTCGTTTATGTGTTCATGCCCAATACCCGGGTAAAGCTGCGGTATGCGTTTATTGGCGGCCTGGTTGCCGGGGTTTCCTGGCAGGCTGGCGGAATGCTGTTTGCGTCCTTTGTGGCGGGCTCAACCAAGTACGCGGCGATATACTCCAGTTTTGCGATCGGCATTATCATGCTGATCTGGATTTACCTGAACTGGATGATTCTTCTTCTGGGGGCAAGCCTGGCGTTTTACCTGCAAAACCCCGGGTCGATTGCCAAGCGCAGCCACGTGGAGCTTTCCCCGGAACTGCAGGAGAAGATCGCGCTGGCTATGATGTGGCTGGTGGCGCGCCCGTTCAGTGAAGGTAGCAAAGCACCTCAGCAGGAAGCGTTGGAGCATTCGTTACGTGTGCCGGGTGAAGTGACACGGGGTGTCAGCGACAAGCTGATTCGAGCGGGGCTGATTACGCTGGCCGGAAAGCAGGGCGATCAGCTGGCTCCGGGGCGTGCGCTGGATCTGATTACAGTCGGTGATGTGCTTCAGGCTGTTCGTCACGATGAAGATCGTGTGGTTGACCGGTTGCCGCCCGTGTTTCCTGTCGAGTTGCTCAAGGGCGAACGCAAGAATGAATCCACGACGTTTGCGACTCTGCTGAAAAACGCCGGGAGCCCGGAGGTTAGCCCCCAGTCCCCTCATTGA
- a CDS encoding COG3014 family protein, which produces MGKALKETRYVILAVIAAAFMSGCSSFQHRDQLASFNSAYVTGDYDSALKAVSFSVPAKKPVDSREHLLELLHQGEMYLLTGRYNESVKAYDLAEEGMKYLDSEGLLARASQGFVAVMVNDSERDYEALMSEAVLVNTYKGLAFLASGNSEYARVEFNRANDRTRRAVDYFRKQISVQQAALENEAQSGNRNAAMVRSSLGSRSFQSAVDSHYGALSSWSVFPEFIVPLSTYLHGIYFLANATGGADFERAASSLGRVAQMSPGSAVLQADADLATNLASGAQSLAGLPPQVWIVYENGLGPVLKEARLDVPLLLIHGNQRAPAYFGIALPEYAERSAVPGSIGVVSATGQVIRTERISDMGKVVRTEMKERFSGVLARAVTSAISKAVLQNEAADQFGPLGQILAALLTVATTQADLRSWQALPDHWQAARIDRPENGSLTLLDHRGEVLGNLDIPQQPFTLVYVKRPTLQAPATVITMDLQGGAVATFARLPE; this is translated from the coding sequence ATGGGCAAAGCTTTGAAAGAAACTCGATATGTGATTTTGGCAGTAATCGCGGCGGCGTTTATGTCAGGGTGCTCGTCATTCCAGCATCGTGATCAGTTGGCTTCGTTCAATTCAGCTTATGTCACCGGAGACTATGACTCTGCGCTGAAAGCTGTGAGTTTCAGCGTGCCTGCGAAAAAACCTGTCGACTCCCGGGAGCATCTGCTCGAATTGTTGCATCAGGGCGAAATGTATCTCCTGACCGGTCGCTATAATGAGTCGGTCAAGGCTTATGATCTGGCCGAAGAGGGAATGAAATACCTCGACTCGGAGGGGCTGCTTGCGCGCGCTTCGCAAGGATTTGTGGCAGTGATGGTTAATGACTCAGAACGCGACTATGAGGCGTTGATGTCTGAAGCTGTTCTGGTGAATACCTATAAAGGGCTGGCGTTCCTCGCTTCGGGGAATAGTGAATACGCGAGGGTCGAGTTTAACCGGGCCAATGACCGAACCCGGCGCGCCGTCGATTATTTTCGCAAACAAATCTCTGTACAGCAGGCTGCCCTGGAAAATGAGGCTCAGAGCGGGAACAGAAATGCCGCCATGGTCCGCAGCAGCCTTGGGAGCAGGAGTTTTCAGTCAGCGGTCGATAGTCACTACGGTGCACTTTCGAGCTGGTCTGTTTTTCCTGAATTTATTGTGCCGTTAAGCACCTATCTACATGGCATCTATTTTCTTGCGAATGCCACAGGTGGTGCTGACTTCGAGCGGGCTGCCTCCTCACTCGGGCGTGTGGCACAAATGAGCCCGGGGAGCGCTGTGCTGCAAGCCGATGCAGACCTGGCGACCAACCTTGCTTCCGGTGCGCAGAGCCTGGCGGGTCTGCCTCCGCAGGTCTGGATTGTGTATGAAAACGGATTGGGCCCGGTTCTCAAAGAGGCACGCCTGGACGTGCCGTTGTTGCTTATCCACGGAAACCAGCGGGCGCCTGCTTATTTCGGCATCGCATTACCGGAATACGCTGAGCGCTCTGCTGTGCCCGGTAGCATTGGTGTGGTAAGTGCTACTGGCCAGGTGATACGAACTGAGCGAATCTCGGATATGGGTAAGGTTGTCCGCACTGAAATGAAGGAGCGTTTTTCGGGCGTGCTCGCCAGGGCTGTTACGTCTGCGATAAGCAAGGCGGTTCTGCAGAATGAGGCGGCTGACCAGTTTGGTCCTTTGGGGCAAATTCTCGCTGCCTTATTGACCGTTGCAACAACCCAGGCTGATTTGCGCAGTTGGCAGGCGCTGCCCGACCACTGGCAGGCCGCGCGCATCGACCGCCCTGAGAACGGAAGCCTGACACTACTGGATCACCGGGGTGAGGTGTTAGGCAACCTGGATATTCCACAACAACCGTTCACCCTGGTGTATGTTAAGCGCCCGACGCTACAGGCACCCGCGACGGTCATAACCATGGATTTGCAGGGTGGGGCCGTGGCGACTTTTGCACGCTTGCCCGAGTAG
- a CDS encoding D-2-hydroxyacid dehydrogenase, protein MKAVFLDATTLGNDVDLAPIERVTGGMVKHDATAQAQVAERIRGFDTVLVNKVVLTREHFENCPELKTIAVVATGLNNIDQDAAREHGIQVLNVTNYGRSTVAQHTMALMLALATRLLDYDRDVRAGRWAESDMFCLMDHPIMELEGRTLGIVGYGDLGQGVAERARAFGMKVLLGARPGQAAGETDGYSRIPLDELLPQVDVLSLHCLFTDETRNMIGARELQMMKPDALLINTSRGGLVDEAALANALRTGVIGGAGFDVLTEEPPRNGNPLLAVDIPNLIITPHSAWASREARQRIVEITARNLASVS, encoded by the coding sequence ATGAAAGCTGTATTTCTTGATGCGACTACACTCGGCAATGATGTCGACCTCGCTCCTATTGAACGGGTCACCGGGGGCATGGTGAAACATGACGCAACGGCACAGGCACAGGTAGCCGAGCGGATTCGCGGCTTTGATACCGTGCTGGTTAACAAGGTTGTGCTTACGCGGGAGCATTTCGAGAACTGCCCGGAGCTGAAAACCATTGCCGTGGTAGCCACTGGATTGAACAATATTGATCAGGATGCGGCGAGAGAGCACGGCATACAGGTGCTGAACGTAACGAACTACGGTCGCTCAACGGTGGCGCAACACACCATGGCGTTGATGTTGGCACTGGCAACGCGCCTGCTGGATTATGATCGTGATGTGCGTGCCGGGCGCTGGGCTGAGAGCGACATGTTCTGCCTGATGGACCACCCGATTATGGAACTGGAAGGTCGAACCCTGGGTATCGTCGGTTACGGAGACCTTGGGCAGGGCGTTGCAGAACGTGCCAGAGCATTTGGCATGAAGGTTCTGCTGGGCGCGCGGCCGGGGCAGGCGGCGGGGGAGACCGATGGTTACTCCAGAATCCCCCTGGATGAACTCTTGCCGCAGGTGGATGTTCTCTCACTTCACTGCCTGTTCACCGATGAAACCCGTAACATGATTGGTGCCAGGGAGTTACAGATGATGAAGCCGGATGCCCTGCTGATTAATACCAGCCGCGGTGGACTGGTGGACGAAGCGGCCCTTGCGAATGCACTGCGCACAGGTGTAATTGGTGGTGCCGGGTTTGATGTGCTGACCGAAGAGCCTCCGCGCAATGGCAATCCGCTGCTGGCCGTTGATATTCCTAACCTGATCATTACGCCGCACTCGGCCTGGGCCAGCCGCGAAGCCCGGCAGCGTATTGTGGAAATCACGGCGCGAAACCTTGCTTCAGTTTCATGA
- the tmpT gene encoding thiopurine S-methyltransferase yields MEHEFWHERWSKEEIGFHEGSVNQFLYDHWPELSGDGAEGVFVPLCGKAHDMWWLHDRGHSVIGVELSEIACKDFFEEAGEKAQVHPGKPFTTFRHDNLQLWCGDFFQLTPDDLKYTRLVYDRAALIALPPSMRKDYVEHLTAIIPEGTRILLITLDYNTKITAPPFNVSDDEVRELYAADYDIEHVLTNTLPNDHLFTKRKGLIGATESVFRLTKR; encoded by the coding sequence ATGGAACACGAATTCTGGCACGAACGCTGGAGCAAAGAAGAAATCGGCTTCCACGAAGGCTCCGTCAATCAATTTCTTTACGACCACTGGCCAGAACTGTCCGGCGATGGTGCCGAAGGCGTGTTTGTCCCACTATGCGGCAAAGCCCACGACATGTGGTGGCTGCATGACCGGGGGCACTCTGTTATCGGCGTGGAGCTGAGCGAAATCGCCTGCAAGGACTTCTTTGAAGAGGCCGGCGAAAAAGCTCAGGTACATCCAGGCAAGCCCTTCACGACCTTCCGCCATGATAACCTTCAGCTATGGTGCGGTGATTTTTTCCAGCTGACACCAGATGATCTCAAGTACACCCGCCTGGTGTACGATCGCGCCGCCCTCATCGCCTTACCCCCGTCTATGCGCAAGGACTACGTGGAGCACCTTACGGCAATCATTCCCGAAGGCACCAGAATCCTGCTTATTACTCTGGACTACAACACCAAAATCACCGCACCTCCGTTCAACGTCAGCGACGACGAAGTCCGGGAGCTCTATGCGGCCGACTATGACATTGAGCACGTTCTTACCAACACCCTTCCCAACGACCACCTGTTCACGAAACGGAAAGGCCTGATCGGTGCAACGGAGAGTGTATTCCGGCTTACTAAACGATAG
- a CDS encoding YeaH/YhbH family protein, translating into MGMTHVVDRRLNGRNKSAVNRERFLRRYRHHIKKAVSDAVHRRSITDIERGESVSIPSQDTDEPVFHHGQGGHREMVHPGNREFVAGDRLPKPEGGDGQGQGQGQASPDGEGMDEFAFQITQEEFLNFLFDDLELPNLVRKKLKDTETFNYVRSGFSTQGVPAKLDVVRSLRGAHARRLGLGGARKKKIRELEAQLAALKTAPEELDAAFSHEDQIKVLEDEIARLKANVRRIPFIDEIDLRYRQHLKQPKPATSAVMFCLMDVSGSMTQMHKDTAKRFFILLYLFLKKNYKKIDVVFIRHHTSAKEVDEEEFFYSRETGGTIVSSALKLMHKIIESRYSPAEWNIYAAQASDGDNWNDDSPVCGKLLTDSILPLVQYFAYVEITPQDHQMLWYEYERVQARFPESFAQQQIADPGEIYPVFRQLFERKVA; encoded by the coding sequence ATGGGTATGACCCACGTAGTCGACCGACGGCTGAACGGCAGAAACAAGAGCGCGGTAAACCGGGAGCGGTTTTTGCGCCGCTACCGGCATCACATCAAGAAAGCGGTTTCTGATGCGGTGCACCGGCGCTCGATAACCGACATAGAGCGGGGGGAGAGTGTCAGTATTCCCTCGCAAGACACAGACGAGCCAGTCTTCCATCATGGTCAGGGCGGCCACCGCGAAATGGTGCACCCCGGTAACCGCGAGTTTGTGGCGGGAGACCGGCTGCCCAAGCCGGAAGGTGGCGATGGGCAGGGCCAGGGGCAAGGGCAGGCCAGCCCCGATGGCGAAGGCATGGATGAATTTGCTTTTCAGATCACACAGGAAGAGTTTCTGAACTTTCTGTTTGATGATCTCGAACTCCCGAATCTTGTCCGGAAAAAGCTCAAAGATACCGAGACCTTCAACTACGTGCGCTCCGGGTTCAGTACCCAGGGCGTACCCGCCAAGCTAGACGTAGTGCGATCACTGCGTGGAGCACACGCCCGTCGTCTGGGCCTTGGCGGTGCGCGCAAGAAAAAAATCCGTGAACTGGAAGCCCAGCTTGCGGCCCTGAAAACGGCGCCCGAAGAACTGGACGCGGCGTTTAGCCATGAGGATCAGATCAAGGTGCTGGAGGACGAAATCGCTCGGCTGAAGGCCAATGTGCGGCGGATTCCCTTCATTGATGAAATAGACCTGCGCTACCGCCAGCACCTGAAGCAACCAAAACCGGCCACCAGCGCCGTCATGTTCTGCCTGATGGACGTTTCTGGCTCCATGACACAGATGCACAAGGACACCGCCAAGCGGTTTTTCATCCTGCTGTATCTGTTCCTGAAAAAGAATTACAAAAAAATCGACGTTGTGTTCATACGCCATCACACCAGCGCCAAGGAAGTAGATGAGGAAGAGTTTTTCTATTCCCGGGAAACAGGTGGCACCATTGTTTCCAGCGCCCTGAAGCTGATGCACAAGATCATCGAATCCCGCTATTCACCGGCAGAGTGGAACATTTATGCCGCCCAGGCGTCCGATGGCGACAACTGGAACGACGACTCCCCCGTGTGCGGCAAGCTGCTGACCGACAGCATTCTGCCCCTGGTGCAGTACTTCGCCTATGTGGAGATTACGCCCCAGGACCACCAGATGCTCTGGTACGAATACGAACGGGTGCAGGCGCGTTTCCCGGAGAGCTTTGCCCAGCAGCAGATTGCTGACCCCGGCGAGATCTACCCGGTGTTCCGTCAGCTTTTTGAGAGGAAAGTCGCATGA
- the lpoB gene encoding penicillin-binding protein activator LpoB, with protein sequence MLIRALAISVSLTVLAGCAAPTRYIDPAADDGPVAMTMDYRDFEKAATDAVDDMLASGAVNNPKGGRYIMVVSRITNDTMQRIDTDQLTKKIRVALLRSGKVVTTTAVGLNGAEDEMTMKARELRDSEEFNQSGVQSKGTLQAPDLSLSGKILQRNHKVGKEQQVEYYIQLSLTELASGLAIWEGETPIIKRGSDKSVSW encoded by the coding sequence ATGTTGATACGTGCCCTTGCCATCTCTGTCAGCCTTACAGTTCTTGCCGGCTGTGCTGCACCCACCCGCTACATTGATCCGGCCGCAGACGATGGCCCTGTCGCGATGACCATGGACTACCGGGATTTTGAAAAAGCGGCTACGGATGCCGTAGACGACATGCTCGCGAGCGGTGCCGTGAATAACCCGAAGGGTGGCCGTTACATCATGGTGGTAAGCCGTATTACCAATGACACCATGCAGCGAATTGATACCGATCAGCTCACGAAGAAAATCCGTGTTGCCCTGCTGCGCTCAGGAAAGGTTGTGACCACCACGGCGGTAGGCCTCAACGGTGCGGAAGATGAAATGACCATGAAGGCCCGTGAGCTACGCGATTCTGAAGAGTTCAATCAGTCTGGCGTGCAAAGCAAAGGTACGCTGCAGGCGCCTGACCTGAGCCTTTCAGGCAAGATCCTGCAGCGTAACCACAAGGTAGGCAAAGAGCAGCAGGTGGAATATTACATCCAGCTGTCACTGACCGAGCTGGCATCCGGCCTGGCCATCTGGGAAGGTGAAACACCTATCATAAAGCGCGGCTCTGACAAGTCCGTTTCCTGGTGA